The Deinococcus apachensis DSM 19763 genome segment GTCGGAGGACGCCACGACGCCCACTCCGAGTTCGTCGGATACGGGTACGGCCTCAGGCACGGGCGGCAGCGCCGGTCAGGCGGCCACCGGCACCTCCGGCGAGGGTGAGGCGGCGGGAGGGACCACCGGCGGTTCCCCGGCAGGCAACGCGGCGAGCACCCAGAACGGGGGCAGCACCGAGCAGGCGGCCCCCGCGGACAGCGGCAGCGAACAGTAGGACAGCGGCGGCGGTCCCGGGGGCAATGCCCAGGCTGGGCAGACCGTCTTTGCGAGCAACTGTGCGGGCTGCCGCGGCGGGCGGGCTGGGTCCCAGCCTCGTCGCGGCGAACGGCCCGACGGAGTGGACCCTGGCGCCGTTTAGCGAGGCCGTTCAGCAGGGCCACGCCCCCGACCACGAACTCGCGCCCACCATGCCGCGCTTCTCGCCCCAGCAGATCACCGACGCCAACCTCGCCGACATCCAGGCCTATCTCAAGGCCCTCAGATAAAAGCGATGGGTGGAGCGTCGCCCCGGAAAGCCTGGGGCGGCGCTCCTCTTTTCTGGTTACCAGAGGGCCAAAAAAACCGCCCTCTCGGACGGTGATGGAAAAAGGATAGCGTGGGATGCAGGGGAAGTCAAATTATGCAGGCGACTCTTCGCGGGCCGACCTCCTCACCAAGAACCGCCAGCCGGGGGAGAAAGCCTCACTTTTTGACCGACTGGGTGAGGCTATACTTTTTCACCTATGGCCCGGTCAGCCTGAAGGGGCGGTGGGCAGCGGCGAACTTCCTCCTGACGCCGGAGGGGGCTCGACACCGAAAGGAGCGTCGAACATGCATAAAGTAGCAATTGTGGGCCGACCCAATGTCGGCAAATCCAGCCTGTTCAACCGCCTGGTGGGGCGGCGCGAGGCCGTGGTGGCCGATTTCCCGGGCGTGACGCGGGATGCCAAGGAAGGGCTGATGCTCTACCACAACCACCGCATCACGCTGGTGGACACGGGCGGGCTGTGGAGCGGCGACGAGTGGGAACAGGCCATCCGCGAGAAGGCCGAGTGGGCGATGGAGGGCGCGCAGGCGGTGATCTTCCTGCTCGACCCGCGCGAGGGCCTCTCGGCCGCCGACTATGAGGTGGCCGAGTGGCTGCGGAAGCTCGGCAAGCCGGTGATCGTGGTCGCCAACAAGATCGACAGCCCCAAGCATGAGGTCTACCTGGCCGAACTGTGGGGCCTGGGCTTCGGCGACCCGGTGGCGATCAGCGCCGAGCACGCCCGTGGCCTGGACGACCTGATGGACCGCGTGATGACGCACCTCCCCGCCGACGACGAGGACGTGCCGGAGGTCGCGCCCATTCGCATCAGCCTGATCGGGCGCCCGAACGTGGGCAAGTCGAGCCTGCTGAACGCGATCACGCAGAGCGAGCGGGCCATCGTGGCGGACCAGCCAGGCACGACCCGCGACAGTCTGGACGTGGAGTGGAACTACGGCGGGCAGCGCTTCGTGCTCGTGGACACGGCTGGGATTCGGCGCAAGCCGGACACCGCCATTGAGGAATACTCCATCCAACGCAGCGAGGCGGCCATCGAGCGCAGCGACCTGATCTGGCTGGTGGTGAACGCGACCGAGATCGGCGACCACGAACTCAAGCTCGCCAACCTCGCCTACGCCAGCGGCAAGCCCGTGATCGTGGTCGTGAACAAGTGGGACCTCGTGCCCGACGAGGAGCTGAAGCGCACGGAGAAGGAGCTGAACCAGAAACTCCACCACATCTCCTTCGCGCCGCGCGTGTACACCAGTGCGATCAACGACTACGGCATCCACGAGATGCTGGCCGAGGCGATGAAGCTGCACGAGAAGTGGCAGAGCCGCATCCCCACTGCCGAACTCAACCGCTGGCTGGAAATCTGGCAGATGCGCCAGGCGGTGCCCAACTTCGGCGGCAAGAAGCTCAAGATGTACTTCATGACGCAGGTGGAGACGGCGCCGCCCACGTTTGCGATCTTCTGCAACCGCGCCGACTTTGTGACCCGCGCCTACGAGGGCTTCCTCCAGAACCGCATCCGCGAGGACCTGCAATTGGCGGGGGTTCCGGTGCGTCTGAAGTGGAAGGAGAAGGGGCCGTACAAGAAGGGGAAGAAGGGCGAGGCAGCCGAGGCATAAGGGACTGGAGCTCGTCACGGGTGGACTGAAGGAAGCCTCGGTCCACTTTTTGGCTTTCTACACGCCTTCCTCCTCCTCCCGCATCGCCACCCAGTCCTCCCAGGCGAGCGCGGGCAGCAGCGCGAAGCTCCCGACGAACAACGAGGCGAGGGCCGCGGGGAACCGGACCCTCGTCTTGCCCCGCAGCACGAGGTACAGGGCGCCCAGGGTACTCAGCACGCCGATGTCCATAAACATCACCCGCGCAAAGGCACTGCGCCGCAGCGTCTCCCACACCCCGAGGTCGCCGGGCCGCCCCCGCCCCAGGACGGCGGTCAGGACGAGCAGGGCGAAGAGTACGGCGTAAAGACGCAGGCGGTCGGGACTGGGGGTGCGGTACTTTGCGAGGGCCTGGGGAGGGGTCATGCCCCAGCGTACTTGCCTGAGACTCAGGGGGCTGCTCGGCCCCTCCTGTTGCCGCCCCGTTTGCCCCGTTACAGTCGTGCCCCGGGGCGTCAGGGCACACTGACCCATGTCCCCCCGACTTCGCCGCGCCGCGTGGCTCCTCAGCGCTGGCCTGCTGGCCGTTCCCGTCTGGGCACAGAACAACGTGCCCCAGGTGCGCTTCGTCCCCTTCGTGAGCGGGCTTGATGAGGTCACCACGCTCACGAACGCGGGCGACGGCTCCGGGAGCCTGTACGCCACCCTGCAGGGCGGGCAGGTGCGCGTGATTCAGAACGGGAGGGTCCGCGCCGCGCCCTTCCTCGACGTGAGCAGCCGGACGAGCGCGGGTGGGGAGCGCGGCCTGCTGGGGCTTGCCTTCGACCCGAATTACAAGACGAACCGCCGCCTGTACGTCCACTACACCGACCGGGGTGGGGACACGGTGCTGGCGCGGTACACCGCCACCGCCGACTTCTCGCGGGCCGATCCCGCCAGCGCGAAGACGCTCTTCACCACCCAGCAGCCCTTCGCCAACCACAACGGCGGGCAGCTCGCCTTCGGCCCCGACGGGTTCCTGTACCTGGGGCTGGGGGACGGCGGTTCGGGGGGCGACCCGTACAACAACGGGCAGAAGCTGAGCACGCCCCTCGGGAAAATCCTGCGCTTCGACGTGCGGGGGGACGCCGCCAAGCCCGCTCCCGGCAACCCCTTCCTGAACCGGCAGGGCGCCAACCCCAACATCTGGGCCTACGGCCTGCGCAACCCCTGGCGCTTCTCCTTCGACCGGGCGACCGGTGACCTCATCATCGCCGACGTGGGCCAGAACTCCTTCGAGGAGGTCAACCGCCAGCCCCGTGCGAGCAAGGGCGGCGAGAACTACGGCTGGCGCATCCGGGAGGCCCGGACCTGCTACGACGCGGATGTCTGCCGGACCCAGGGCCTCACCGACCCCGTGCTGCAATACGGCCGCGACGAGGGCCAGAGCATCACGGGCGGGTACGTGTACCGCGGGAGCGCCATTCCCGCCCTGAAGGGTCAGTACGTCTTCGCCGACTTCGGCACGGGCAACGTCTGGGCCTCGCGCACGGGGGGGCAGACCTGGAGCAAGGCGAGAATTGGCAATGTGCAAAACCCCTCGACCTTCGGGGAGGACGAGACCGGGGAACTGTACGTGGCCGAGTACGGGACGGGCCGGATTCTGAAGCTCAGCCGCTGACGTTCTGCACGCGGTAATTCGCCTGGCGCCGTCCCAGGTTCACGGTGAACGTCTCCCCCACCCGGCGCCCCAGCAGTTCCCGTCCCACCGGGCTCTCGGTGCTGACGCGCGGCAGCTCGCCCGCCACGGCGGAAGCCTCCAGCGGATTGACGAGTTGCAAGCGCAGTTCGCGGCCCGTCTCCACGTCGAGCAGCGTGACCACCGCGCCCAGCATGGCCCGGTCGTCCCCGTCCCCCGCCCGCTCGATGATGACGGCCCGCGCGAGGCTGTCCTCGATATCAGCGATCCGGTCCTGAATCGCCATCAGCTCGCGCTGGGCGGCCTCCAGCCCCAGGTTCTCGTTCTCGTTGGCGTGCATCTGCTCCTGCACCACGCGCCGGGCCTCGTCCAGCCGCTCGTACTCATGCGTCAGCGTCCGCCGAAGGCGTTCAAAACCGTTCTGGGTCAGTTCGATCTTCTGGGTCACCGGCGCCTCAATTCAGGTGCGCGCATTGTGGCACAGCCAGGCGAAGGAAACGGACGAGGTTGGGGAACCTGTCCAGCCCGGTGCCGGGTTTCCCAAGCCCCGTCCACCCGCCCTTCATCTATTCCGGCCCGATCACCCGTGAGACTTCCGGCCATGAAACACGCGCGTCCCGCCCTGATCCTGACGGGTGCCCTGCTCGTCACCGCCCCCGCCCAGCAGGCCCAAGCCACCGTGTTCGAGAAGGCCCGGTTCGTCTTTCACCTCGGCGCCGCCTACTACGCCTTCAACACCTGGGTCTGGAAGCCGTACCGCCAGTACAAATTCCAGACGGGCGCTCCCGGCCAGCGCTCCGCCATCGTCAAGGCGGGCCTGGCGTTGGCCTTCGCCGCCTATCAGGTCAACTCGGCCATCAAGATGACCCGTAACACGCAGGACCCCTTCCTGCAACGCATCGGCTCGCTGCTGCCGGGCTACAGCAAGTCGCTGACCCAGGTGGGCAACGACCTGAAGACGGGCCGCTTCAACGAGCAGGGAATTCAGAACCTCAACACCCAGACGACCTACTTGCTGAACACCGCTGAGGGCCAAGGGCAGACAATCCGGCCAGTGGCGGTGCCTATTCCGGGATTGTGAGGATTATAGGCTAAGTACCGACAGCCAATGAAATATATGCGGTTGATTACGGGCTTAGATAGTAGATATGATTATCGTCTCTAACCCTAATGCCCTCGTCCTACTTCATCAACTCTAGTTCTAAGGATCAAAACTGTATACATAATTGCCATAATAGTAGCCGCACCTATGGAAGTTAAAGATGCTCTTCCATACAGGAGAACTACACCTGCAGATAGGGCAGCCACCGCTGGCATATGGTAAAAAAGAGTTACTTTCGCCCTCCCGGTTTTTATTCCTGTAAAGGGTATGGAGTAGCTTCTATTTACAGACGTGATATTCGATACAAGAGCCGGAATACTTAACTCCTGTTCTATTGCTTCAGCAACTTGAACAGCTCCAATCAAAAGTATGTGGTAATAGTATCTATCCATAATATAGAGCGACAGTCAAGGCACCAAAAATCCCAGTAGAAGAAGGCCCATTCTTTCACTTGGGGCGTCTTTTGAGAGAGTTGCAACACCACCGAAGGCAGCCCCAGCAAAAATAAATGATAGTCCTCTAATTATTAAAATAATGTCGTTGAAATGC includes the following:
- a CDS encoding PQQ-dependent sugar dehydrogenase — translated: MSPRLRRAAWLLSAGLLAVPVWAQNNVPQVRFVPFVSGLDEVTTLTNAGDGSGSLYATLQGGQVRVIQNGRVRAAPFLDVSSRTSAGGERGLLGLAFDPNYKTNRRLYVHYTDRGGDTVLARYTATADFSRADPASAKTLFTTQQPFANHNGGQLAFGPDGFLYLGLGDGGSGGDPYNNGQKLSTPLGKILRFDVRGDAAKPAPGNPFLNRQGANPNIWAYGLRNPWRFSFDRATGDLIIADVGQNSFEEVNRQPRASKGGENYGWRIREARTCYDADVCRTQGLTDPVLQYGRDEGQSITGGYVYRGSAIPALKGQYVFADFGTGNVWASRTGGQTWSKARIGNVQNPSTFGEDETGELYVAEYGTGRILKLSR
- the der gene encoding ribosome biogenesis GTPase Der, with product MHKVAIVGRPNVGKSSLFNRLVGRREAVVADFPGVTRDAKEGLMLYHNHRITLVDTGGLWSGDEWEQAIREKAEWAMEGAQAVIFLLDPREGLSAADYEVAEWLRKLGKPVIVVANKIDSPKHEVYLAELWGLGFGDPVAISAEHARGLDDLMDRVMTHLPADDEDVPEVAPIRISLIGRPNVGKSSLLNAITQSERAIVADQPGTTRDSLDVEWNYGGQRFVLVDTAGIRRKPDTAIEEYSIQRSEAAIERSDLIWLVVNATEIGDHELKLANLAYASGKPVIVVVNKWDLVPDEELKRTEKELNQKLHHISFAPRVYTSAINDYGIHEMLAEAMKLHEKWQSRIPTAELNRWLEIWQMRQAVPNFGGKKLKMYFMTQVETAPPTFAIFCNRADFVTRAYEGFLQNRIREDLQLAGVPVRLKWKEKGPYKKGKKGEAAEA
- a CDS encoding GreA/GreB family elongation factor yields the protein MTQKIELTQNGFERLRRTLTHEYERLDEARRVVQEQMHANENENLGLEAAQRELMAIQDRIADIEDSLARAVIIERAGDGDDRAMLGAVVTLLDVETGRELRLQLVNPLEASAVAGELPRVSTESPVGRELLGRRVGETFTVNLGRRQANYRVQNVSG